A DNA window from bacterium contains the following coding sequences:
- a CDS encoding OmpA family protein, whose product MEAHTDNIKPKGYPSNWELSSERANAIFNYLAERGLSKKRCNYSPYREIRNVYV is encoded by the coding sequence ATTGAGGCACATACAGATAATATAAAACCAAAGGGCTATCCATCAAATTGGGAGCTTTCATCAGAAAGGGCAAATGCTATCTTTAACTACCTTGCAGAAAGGGGGCTTTCTAAAAAAAGGTGTAACTATTCACCCTATAGGGAAATAAGGAATGTATATGTTTAG